The DNA region GTTGATGGTTTACAAAGTGAAAGAGAGCAAGGTATTACAATTGATGTTGCATACAGATATTTTAGTACGGACAAAAGAAAATTTATTATTGCAGATACTCCAGGACATGAACAATATACAAGAAATATGGCAACTGGTGCATCAACTGCAGATTTAGCAATTATTTTAATTGATGCTAGATATGGAGTTCAAACACAAACAAAGAGACACTCTTTTATTACAAAACTATTAGGTATTAAAAATATTGTAGTTGCTGTTAATAAAATGGATCTTGTTGATTTTAATGAAGATAGATTTAATGAAATCAAAAAAGATTATGTAGAATTTGCAAAAGAATTAGGACTTGAAAATATAATTTTAATTCCTATTTCTGCACTTAATGGAGATAATGTAGTTAATAAAAGTAAATTATCACCTTGGTATAAAGGTGAAACATTAATGAATACCCTTGAAACTATTGAAATTTCAAAAGATAGAGATTTAGCTCATTTTAGAATGCCTGTGCAATATGTAAATAGACCAAACTTAGACTTTAGAGGTTTTTGTGGAACAATAGCTTCTGGAGTAATTAAAGTAGGAGATGAAATTACAGTTCTTCCTTCTGGTAAAACTTCAAAAGTAAAAGAGATTGTTACATATGAAGGTAATTTAGAATATGCATATGTAGAACAAGCTATTACATTAACATTAGAAGATGAAATTGATATTAGTCGAGGTGATATAATAGTAAAAAGTGATGAACAACCAAACCATGCTAGTAGCTT from Malaciobacter molluscorum LMG 25693 includes:
- the cysN gene encoding sulfate adenylyltransferase subunit CysN gives rise to the protein MSHQSDLIESNIEQYLKEHENKELLKFITCGSVDDGKSTLIGRLLHDSKMIFEDQLAAIKRDSKKTNTTDKEFDLALLVDGLQSEREQGITIDVAYRYFSTDKRKFIIADTPGHEQYTRNMATGASTADLAIILIDARYGVQTQTKRHSFITKLLGIKNIVVAVNKMDLVDFNEDRFNEIKKDYVEFAKELGLENIILIPISALNGDNVVNKSKLSPWYKGETLMNTLETIEISKDRDLAHFRMPVQYVNRPNLDFRGFCGTIASGVIKVGDEITVLPSGKTSKVKEIVTYEGNLEYAYVEQAITLTLEDEIDISRGDIIVKSDEQPNHASSLDVDIVWMSDEPLTKSKSYYIKRATTFTSGSVESFYYKTDVNTLEKDENASVLNLNEIAHVKLNLEQDIAFDSYEKNKTMGSFIIIDRVSNNTVGAGMIRNKSKEQTTTNSNYSDFEIEFNALVRKHFPHWDAKVIK